The Marinobacter halotolerans genome includes a window with the following:
- the trmH gene encoding tRNA (guanosine(18)-2'-O)-methyltransferase TrmH produces MTPERLARIKQTLDTRQPDLSVLTDQVHKPRNLSAIIRSCDAFGLANMHVVWPKEGFRAFRKTAGGSYNWITTHTHRTMEDATASLKGQGHKLYAAQLSDRAIDFREADFTVPCTVILGNEVDGVSEDAAAEADEHIVIPMMGMVESLNVSAACAIILSEAQRQRKLAGLYDYRRLPDDEYNRLLFRWCQPVVKRYCDDRDLPYPPIDPETGELVDGVGWMKEVRKLRVEKKRARAMARDQAANQ; encoded by the coding sequence ATGACTCCCGAACGCCTCGCCCGAATCAAACAAACCCTTGATACTCGACAACCAGACCTCAGCGTGCTCACCGACCAGGTCCATAAACCAAGAAACCTTTCGGCCATCATCCGCTCCTGCGACGCCTTCGGCCTGGCCAATATGCACGTGGTCTGGCCAAAAGAAGGTTTCCGGGCGTTCAGAAAGACCGCCGGTGGCAGCTACAACTGGATCACCACCCACACCCACCGCACGATGGAAGATGCAACTGCCAGCCTGAAAGGTCAGGGTCATAAGCTATATGCAGCACAGCTATCCGACCGGGCGATCGATTTCCGAGAGGCGGATTTCACCGTGCCCTGCACGGTGATTCTGGGAAATGAGGTGGACGGCGTCAGCGAGGACGCGGCCGCCGAAGCCGACGAGCACATCGTGATCCCGATGATGGGCATGGTGGAATCACTGAACGTATCGGCGGCGTGCGCCATTATCCTGTCGGAAGCCCAGCGGCAAAGAAAGCTGGCCGGGCTTTACGATTACCGCCGACTGCCGGACGACGAATACAACCGCCTGCTGTTCCGCTGGTGCCAGCCCGTCGTCAAACGATACTGCGACGACCGAGATCTGCCATACCCGCCAATCGACCCGGAAACCGGCGAACTGGTAGACGGAGTAGGCTGGATGAAAGAAGTGAGAAAACTAAGAGTCGAGAAAAAGCGGGCCAGAGCAATGGCGCGCGATCAAGCCGCCAATCAGTAA
- the cysD gene encoding sulfate adenylyltransferase subunit CysD has product MTTYNLTHLKQLEAESIHIIREVAAEFDNPVMLYSIGKDSAVMLHLARKAFHPGKLPFPLLHVDTTWKFREMIEFRDRKAKEYGLDLIVHKNEDGIAQGIGPFTHGSAKHTDIMKTQALKQALDKYKFDAAFGGARRDEEKSRAKERVYSFRDEYHRWDPKNQRPELWNIYNGKINKGESIRVFPLSNWTELDIWQYIYLENIEIVPLYYSAKRPVVERDGTLIMVDDDRMPLKEGETPEMKSIRFRTLGCYPLTGAIESEADTLPEIIQEMLLATSSERQGRVIDHDSAGSMEQKKREGYF; this is encoded by the coding sequence ATGACCACATACAACCTGACGCATCTCAAACAGCTGGAAGCTGAAAGCATCCACATCATCCGGGAAGTCGCAGCCGAGTTCGACAATCCGGTCATGCTTTATTCCATCGGGAAAGACTCTGCGGTGATGCTGCACCTTGCCCGTAAGGCTTTCCACCCGGGCAAGCTGCCCTTTCCGCTACTGCACGTGGATACCACCTGGAAGTTTAGGGAAATGATTGAGTTCCGGGATCGTAAGGCAAAGGAATACGGTCTCGACCTGATCGTGCACAAAAATGAAGACGGCATTGCGCAGGGCATCGGCCCGTTTACCCATGGCAGCGCCAAGCATACCGACATCATGAAAACCCAGGCACTGAAACAGGCTCTGGACAAGTACAAGTTTGATGCGGCCTTCGGCGGGGCGCGCCGGGATGAAGAAAAATCCCGCGCCAAGGAACGCGTCTATTCCTTCCGTGACGAGTACCACCGCTGGGACCCGAAGAATCAGCGTCCCGAGCTGTGGAACATCTACAACGGCAAGATCAACAAGGGCGAGAGCATTCGTGTGTTCCCGCTGTCCAACTGGACCGAGCTGGATATCTGGCAGTACATCTATCTGGAAAACATCGAGATCGTTCCGCTGTATTACTCGGCCAAGCGCCCCGTGGTTGAGCGCGACGGCACGCTGATTATGGTGGACGACGATCGGATGCCCCTGAAGGAAGGCGAGACGCCCGAGATGAAATCCATCCGTTTCCGCACCCTGGGCTGCTACCCACTGACCGGCGCCATTGAATCCGAGGCAGACACCCTGCCGGAGATCATCCAGGAAATGCTGCTGGCGACCAGCTCCGAACGTCAGGGCCGTGTGATTGACCACGATTCGGCCGGCTCCATGGAACAGAAAAAGCGGGAAGGGTACTTCTAA
- the cysN gene encoding sulfate adenylyltransferase subunit CysN: MAHQSDLIAEDIQAYLKQHENKELLRLLTCGSVDDGKSTLIGRLLHDTKMIYEDHMASLKSDSAKMGTTGEKLDLALLVDGLQAEREQGITIDVAYRFFSTDKRKFIIADTPGHEQYTRNMATGASTAQVAILMIDARYGVLTQTRRHSYIASLLGIRHVVVAVNKMDLVDFSEERFNEIKDDYLAFANQLGLKDIRFVPLSALEGDNVVNRSENTPWFDGQPLMEILETVQVSHDKNLEHFRFPVQYVNRPNLNFRGFCGTVASGVIRPGEKVMALPSRKTSTIKEIVTFDGNLDEAYIDQAVTLTLSDEIDVSRGDMLVKAEDEPEVGNRFLANIVWMTDAPLETGRLYDIKLGPTFSSATVKKIQHQTDVNTLEKRANPTELNLNEIGLCELTLSQPIAFDPYPNNHVTGSFIVIDRLSNVTIGAGMIAGTAGTVESLDPVSTEERQRRLAQKPAIIACNGKQAPALALALERALFDQGKTSVVLSEDNSGDADDRRRAAQVISAHGLIAIAVNLGADVASASIAAESSEEIPEAVNKLVQDLVRNKRI; the protein is encoded by the coding sequence ATGGCACACCAGTCCGACCTTATTGCAGAAGACATTCAGGCGTACCTGAAGCAACATGAGAACAAGGAACTGCTGCGCCTGCTGACCTGCGGCAGCGTTGATGACGGCAAAAGCACCCTGATTGGCCGGCTCCTGCACGACACCAAGATGATCTACGAAGATCACATGGCGAGCCTGAAAAGCGACAGCGCCAAAATGGGCACCACTGGTGAAAAACTGGATCTGGCCCTGCTGGTCGATGGCCTTCAGGCAGAGCGTGAGCAAGGCATCACCATCGACGTGGCCTACCGCTTCTTCTCCACCGACAAGCGCAAGTTCATCATTGCAGACACCCCGGGCCATGAGCAGTACACCCGCAACATGGCAACAGGTGCATCTACCGCTCAGGTAGCGATTCTGATGATCGATGCCCGCTATGGCGTTCTGACCCAGACCCGCCGCCACTCCTACATCGCTTCCCTGCTGGGGATTCGCCATGTGGTGGTTGCGGTGAACAAAATGGACCTGGTGGATTTCAGCGAAGAACGGTTCAACGAAATCAAGGACGACTATCTGGCCTTTGCTAACCAGCTCGGACTCAAGGATATCCGTTTTGTGCCGCTGTCGGCGCTAGAAGGCGACAATGTAGTCAACCGCAGCGAGAATACCCCCTGGTTCGACGGCCAACCGCTGATGGAGATTCTGGAAACCGTCCAGGTGTCTCACGACAAGAATCTGGAGCACTTCCGCTTCCCGGTTCAGTATGTGAACCGTCCGAACCTGAACTTCCGTGGTTTCTGCGGCACGGTTGCCTCCGGTGTGATTCGCCCGGGCGAGAAGGTCATGGCCCTGCCCTCGCGTAAAACCAGTACCATCAAGGAGATTGTGACTTTTGATGGCAACCTTGATGAAGCCTATATCGATCAGGCGGTCACCCTGACCCTGAGCGATGAGATCGACGTCAGCCGCGGCGATATGCTGGTCAAAGCCGAGGATGAGCCGGAAGTGGGCAACCGTTTTCTCGCCAACATCGTGTGGATGACCGACGCCCCGCTGGAAACCGGCCGGCTTTACGACATCAAGCTGGGTCCGACTTTCTCATCCGCTACGGTGAAAAAGATCCAGCACCAGACCGACGTCAACACGCTGGAAAAGAGGGCAAACCCAACCGAGCTGAACCTCAACGAGATCGGCCTGTGTGAGCTGACCCTGAGCCAACCCATCGCCTTCGACCCCTATCCGAACAACCACGTGACCGGCAGCTTCATTGTCATTGACCGCCTGAGTAACGTGACCATTGGCGCAGGCATGATCGCTGGCACGGCTGGCACGGTCGAGTCGCTTGATCCAGTCAGCACCGAGGAGCGTCAGCGCCGCCTGGCCCAGAAACCGGCCATCATAGCCTGTAATGGCAAGCAGGCACCGGCTCTTGCGCTGGCTCTTGAGCGCGCACTCTTCGATCAGGGCAAGACTTCGGTTGTGCTCAGTGAAGACAACTCCGGCGATGCTGACGACCGTCGCCGGGCGGCACAGGTGATTTCCGCCCACGGGCTGATTGCCATTGCCGTGAACCTGGGAGCCGATGTTGCCTCGGCGTCAATCGCTGCTGAAAGCAGCGAAGAGATCCCGGAAGCCGTCAACAAGCTGGTTCAGGATCTGGTGCGCAACAAGCGTATCTGA
- a CDS encoding nucleoid-associated protein, whose translation MAIKHLRVAFASQFQPGSPARLIEGEPLSEPGGDYEGLQKQMKRLFNSKPGKKYGRFSDDTGESPFSAWLKDYLEDRQSFASLTDRLFKQWQDLLTGSQEEHQGHLMLVHEALADSEVIYLLIIESDSALRFDGQQALDTTDVLSLSRLNLAVRIEIDDWKSDQGSENYLTLVHARGTGETGDHFIRLCGFTNQVDVEKETLTFLDAVEAFAKSSEPEKAGEVRNKAYEFCKEQHALGEPVEIEALSGYLDEDQPQRFKQFASETAEIPESGVLHPDHRKVKKLVRIAGSGGGMSVSFSSDLVNQAIYYDRDNDALTITRLPKALREQLQRYLEGREES comes from the coding sequence ATGGCCATTAAACATCTGCGCGTTGCCTTTGCCTCCCAGTTCCAGCCCGGCAGTCCGGCCCGTCTGATCGAGGGCGAGCCTCTCAGCGAACCCGGCGGGGATTACGAGGGCCTGCAGAAGCAGATGAAGCGGCTGTTCAACAGCAAGCCCGGCAAGAAATACGGTCGTTTTTCCGACGATACCGGAGAATCCCCTTTCAGTGCGTGGTTGAAAGACTATCTGGAAGACCGCCAGAGCTTTGCGTCGCTGACCGACCGACTGTTCAAACAATGGCAGGACCTGCTGACCGGAAGCCAGGAGGAGCATCAGGGGCATCTGATGCTGGTGCACGAAGCCCTGGCGGATTCAGAGGTTATCTATCTGCTGATCATCGAAAGCGACAGCGCACTGCGCTTTGACGGCCAGCAGGCGCTGGATACCACCGACGTGCTCAGTCTGTCCCGCCTGAACCTGGCGGTGCGCATTGAGATCGACGACTGGAAAAGCGACCAGGGCAGCGAAAACTACCTGACGCTGGTTCATGCCAGAGGCACGGGGGAAACCGGCGATCATTTCATCCGCCTGTGCGGGTTTACCAACCAGGTGGATGTGGAAAAGGAAACCCTGACCTTCCTGGACGCAGTCGAGGCTTTTGCCAAATCCTCTGAGCCGGAAAAAGCCGGCGAGGTTCGCAACAAGGCCTATGAATTCTGCAAGGAGCAGCATGCGCTGGGCGAGCCGGTGGAAATCGAGGCGTTGTCGGGCTATCTGGACGAGGACCAGCCCCAGCGTTTCAAGCAGTTTGCCAGTGAGACCGCCGAGATTCCGGAAAGCGGCGTGTTGCATCCGGACCATCGCAAGGTGAAGAAGCTCGTGCGCATTGCGGGCTCCGGTGGTGGCATGAGCGTGTCGTTTTCATCGGACCTGGTGAATCAGGCGATCTACTATGACCGGGACAATGATGCTTTGACCATTACCCGGCTGCCCAAAGCTCTGCGGGAGCAGTTGCAACGGTATCTTGAGGGGCGGGAGGAGTCCTGA
- a CDS encoding PilZ domain-containing protein, giving the protein MIKNLVVKPNLRNQQRVDVATEVKIEKPDGSSLVCSVSNISRTGLMISCGQEEVRALIPNQQTPAPGTWIEVTASFSVPVVASQPVSVLAHGHIVYMRRISRNEFQIGVQFAEFDGNGFEYVNNYVSKLLANAE; this is encoded by the coding sequence ATGATCAAAAACCTTGTGGTAAAACCCAACCTTCGCAACCAGCAGCGCGTTGATGTTGCAACCGAAGTAAAGATAGAGAAGCCGGATGGTAGTTCTCTGGTCTGCTCGGTGTCCAACATTTCGCGAACCGGGTTGATGATTTCCTGCGGGCAGGAAGAAGTCAGGGCGCTGATTCCAAATCAGCAAACGCCTGCTCCGGGAACCTGGATCGAGGTCACAGCTTCGTTTTCAGTGCCCGTTGTTGCCAGCCAGCCGGTTTCAGTCCTCGCCCACGGCCACATTGTCTACATGCGACGGATTTCCAGAAACGAATTCCAGATTGGTGTCCAGTTTGCCGAATTTGACGGCAACGGATTCGAATACGTGAACAACTACGTCAGCAAACTGCTGGCCAACGCCGAGTAA